From the Thermococcus guaymasensis DSM 11113 genome, one window contains:
- a CDS encoding class I SAM-dependent rRNA methyltransferase: MAKVIVDAQAARAIGKGAMIVFKKGVVRTEGDFEPGDIVEVYTRGGKFLGRGFVNPNSNIMVRLLIKDKETPITKELFRERIKKANEYRKKVLGYDKAYRMVYGEADYLPGLIVDRFNEIASIQISSVGMERFKLDLAEAIMEAEPEIETVFEKNTGRSRRREGLPEIERVLLGKEKYRTVIEEGKAKFIVDMRGQKTGFFLDQRENRIALEKYVKPGMRVLDVFTYTGGFAIHAAVAGAEEVVAVDKSPWAINMVKENAKLNGVEDRMKYITGSAFPVMEEMIKKGEKFDIVILDPPAFVQHEKDLQRGLRAYFNVNYAGLKLVKEGGILVTCSCSQHVDMQAFKDMVIAAGAKAGKFLKMLEPYRTQAPDHPILMASKDTEYLKCLFLYVEDMH; encoded by the coding sequence ATGGCGAAGGTTATAGTTGATGCCCAGGCGGCGAGGGCAATTGGCAAGGGTGCGATGATAGTCTTCAAGAAGGGAGTGGTGAGGACAGAGGGCGACTTCGAGCCGGGGGATATTGTTGAAGTCTACACGCGCGGTGGCAAGTTCCTTGGTAGGGGATTTGTAAACCCAAATTCGAACATAATGGTCCGCCTGCTCATCAAGGACAAGGAGACCCCAATAACGAAGGAGCTCTTCAGGGAGAGGATTAAAAAGGCCAACGAGTACAGGAAGAAGGTTCTCGGCTACGACAAGGCATACAGGATGGTCTACGGCGAGGCGGACTACCTGCCGGGCCTCATCGTTGACCGCTTCAACGAGATTGCATCCATACAGATTTCAAGCGTCGGTATGGAGCGCTTCAAACTTGATTTGGCTGAGGCAATAATGGAGGCCGAGCCGGAGATTGAGACGGTCTTCGAGAAGAACACCGGGCGCTCGAGGAGAAGGGAGGGACTGCCCGAGATAGAGCGCGTTCTCCTCGGCAAGGAGAAATACCGAACGGTAATCGAGGAAGGTAAGGCCAAGTTCATCGTTGACATGCGCGGTCAGAAGACGGGCTTCTTCCTCGACCAGAGGGAGAACCGCATTGCACTGGAGAAGTACGTCAAACCTGGTATGAGGGTTCTCGATGTCTTCACTTACACCGGTGGCTTCGCGATACACGCGGCGGTGGCTGGGGCCGAGGAGGTAGTTGCCGTTGACAAGTCCCCCTGGGCAATCAACATGGTCAAGGAGAACGCCAAGCTCAACGGCGTTGAGGACAGGATGAAATACATAACGGGTTCGGCCTTTCCGGTGATGGAGGAGATGATAAAGAAGGGTGAGAAGTTCGACATCGTGATCCTCGACCCACCTGCCTTCGTCCAGCACGAGAAGGACCTCCAGCGCGGGCTCAGGGCTTACTTCAACGTTAACTACGCCGGATTGAAGCTCGTAAAAGAGGGTGGAATCCTCGTCACCTGCTCCTGCTCCCAGCATGTCGATATGCAGGCCTTCAAGGACATGGTAATCGCCGCCGGGGCCAAGGCCGGCAAGTTCCTCAAGATGCTTGAGCCCTACAGGACTCAGGCTCCGGACCACCCGATACTCATGGCCTCGAAGGACACCGAATACCTTAAGTGCCTGTTCCTCTATGTTGAGGATATGCACTGA
- a CDS encoding PqqD family protein has translation MEEYLELVPVPNPKVRLKKIDDKYYLLIPMDSKLDFLARRLHGDYRRIELDEIGAYTWELCDGRRTVREIGKALRARFGEEVEPLYERLVTFLFELAKRYLVEFKRVSEL, from the coding sequence TCGAGCTTGTCCCAGTGCCCAACCCCAAAGTCCGGCTGAAGAAGATTGACGACAAGTACTACCTCCTAATCCCGATGGACTCAAAGCTGGACTTTCTGGCCCGGAGGCTCCACGGGGACTACAGAAGGATAGAGCTCGACGAGATAGGGGCATACACCTGGGAGCTCTGCGACGGCAGGAGAACCGTAAGGGAGATAGGGAAGGCACTCAGGGCCCGCTTTGGAGAAGAAGTAGAACCCCTCTACGAGCGCCTGGTGACTTTTCTTTTTGAGCTGGCCAAGAGATATCTGGTTGAGTTTAAAAGGGTAAGCGAGCTATAG
- a CDS encoding DUF5748 family protein: MHFEVVKEFLEDTGADWIEIEGEIHLDPEVFYEVWKYVGQPELKTYVVEDEVVEPGSYDPPEMKYTDVKKIKKKKVYFETLDGKKIVTDYAEFQKIAQEKGS; this comes from the coding sequence ATGCACTTTGAGGTCGTCAAAGAGTTTCTTGAAGACACCGGGGCAGACTGGATAGAGATCGAGGGAGAAATACACCTCGATCCAGAGGTCTTCTATGAGGTTTGGAAGTATGTCGGCCAGCCCGAGCTAAAAACCTACGTTGTGGAGGATGAGGTCGTTGAGCCGGGCTCCTACGACCCCCCCGAGATGAAGTACACCGACGTCAAGAAGATAAAAAAGAAGAAGGTGTACTTTGAGACTCTCGACGGAAAGAAGATAGTTACCGATTACGCCGAGTTCCAGAAGATAGCCCAGGAAAAAGGTTCTTGA
- a CDS encoding RAD55 family ATPase: MDIERIETGVIDSLIQGGIPAGSVVLVMGDPKAGKTTFQTQFLYTQTVLKGTPGLAILVDMPKKEFLENAKLFGWDFSPILDEYLYLIDAYSHRIKSAPKFSFTEDVIIDPSNPLQISRFVKETTTGLISSGYTGQLVGIITSLTPLFFESELINIYKFLEELKDIAHRHRQVWMIEVNIGIERPQVEAMIKAIVDGVIEMRMFEEGRTLRRYIRVYGMRRTPHSLSWFPYEITPTGLILRG; this comes from the coding sequence GTGGACATTGAACGTATCGAGACAGGGGTTATTGATAGTCTTATTCAGGGAGGCATTCCCGCAGGTAGTGTTGTACTGGTCATGGGGGATCCCAAGGCGGGTAAGACAACTTTCCAGACCCAGTTTCTTTACACTCAAACCGTCCTCAAAGGCACTCCAGGGCTTGCAATCCTTGTAGATATGCCCAAGAAAGAGTTCCTTGAAAATGCGAAGCTTTTTGGGTGGGACTTTAGCCCGATCCTCGATGAATACCTCTATCTTATTGACGCGTACTCCCACAGAATAAAAAGTGCCCCAAAGTTCTCGTTCACGGAGGACGTCATCATAGACCCCTCAAACCCCCTCCAGATTTCAAGGTTTGTAAAGGAGACCACGACTGGTCTCATTTCCAGCGGTTATACTGGGCAGTTAGTTGGCATCATAACCTCACTGACCCCACTCTTCTTTGAGAGCGAGCTCATCAACATATACAAGTTCCTTGAGGAGCTGAAGGACATTGCCCACAGACACAGGCAGGTCTGGATGATCGAGGTGAACATTGGCATCGAGAGGCCCCAGGTCGAGGCTATGATCAAGGCCATTGTGGACGGTGTCATTGAGATGAGGATGTTTGAAGAGGGCAGGACTCTGCGGAGGTACATCCGGGTGTACGGTATGAGGAGAACTCCCCACTCGCTCTCCTGGTTCCCCTACGAAATAACTCCTACAGGGCTCATCTTGAGGGGGTAG
- a CDS encoding tripartite tricarboxylate transporter permease → MLWELLIGILLGTFTGLTPGIHVNTLAEMGGSFALLFAMGLTHTFLDVFPSTFLGVPDEGTALSILPAHRLVLAGKGLEVIRIALISSFLSVVFVIPLLPFYYLLAPMYSPTLGKIGVAFLLFFLILTERGSRLRAVLVILLSGALGWVVLFHTALKEPFYHVFTGLFGIPVVLASLGSSPTLPKQETDLRVDWSLLVPFSMLGTALGMVSSLLPAFTASMGATIATLFSRDERGFLAAVYSINTSNFLFGIFNFCLTGRTRNGIAVALNNSGVAIPSRGVVILSALLVASLAVFEGEAITKPYLKILTTLNYRAMNLAVIVFLFALSLYFDGFYGLWVLLTASIIGYLAQEWRVRRTNCMGVLMLPLLIM, encoded by the coding sequence TTGCTCTGGGAACTGCTGATCGGGATCCTCCTCGGCACCTTTACGGGGCTTACCCCCGGCATACACGTGAACACCTTGGCTGAGATGGGTGGTTCCTTTGCCCTGCTCTTCGCAATGGGCTTAACTCACACTTTCCTAGACGTTTTCCCTTCAACTTTTCTCGGTGTTCCCGATGAGGGAACCGCACTGTCTATCCTGCCCGCTCACCGCCTCGTGCTCGCCGGAAAAGGCCTTGAGGTCATAAGGATAGCACTAATTTCGAGCTTTCTTTCAGTTGTTTTTGTGATTCCTCTTCTCCCGTTCTATTACCTTTTGGCCCCTATGTATTCTCCCACTCTGGGAAAGATCGGAGTTGCGTTCCTTCTTTTCTTTCTCATTTTGACAGAGAGAGGCAGCAGATTAAGGGCAGTCTTGGTGATCCTCCTTTCAGGAGCGCTCGGATGGGTTGTTCTTTTCCATACTGCTTTGAAAGAGCCTTTCTACCACGTTTTTACGGGTCTCTTTGGCATTCCTGTTGTCCTTGCGTCGCTTGGGAGTAGTCCAACGCTACCTAAGCAAGAGACAGACTTGAGAGTTGACTGGAGCCTTTTGGTGCCATTCTCAATGCTGGGAACGGCTCTTGGCATGGTATCGTCTCTTCTTCCTGCGTTCACAGCTTCAATGGGGGCCACGATCGCTACACTTTTTTCTCGGGATGAGAGAGGCTTCCTGGCCGCAGTTTATTCAATAAACACCTCCAACTTCCTCTTTGGAATCTTTAACTTCTGCCTGACCGGAAGGACGAGAAACGGCATCGCGGTTGCGTTAAATAATAGTGGGGTGGCAATTCCTTCCCGGGGAGTTGTTATACTCTCTGCATTATTGGTTGCTTCATTGGCGGTCTTTGAAGGGGAGGCAATAACAAAGCCCTATTTGAAAATTTTAACTACACTAAACTACCGTGCTATGAACTTGGCAGTGATTGTCTTCCTCTTTGCCCTTTCGCTGTACTTTGATGGGTTCTACGGTCTCTGGGTTCTGCTTACGGCGTCGATCATAGGATATCTGGCTCAGGAGTGGAGGGTACGGAGAACGAACTGCATGGGAGTGCTGATGCTACCTCTGCTCATAATGTGA
- a CDS encoding ATPase domain-containing protein: protein MSRHTVERVKTGIPGLDDLIEGGFPRGTTVLVTGPTGSGKTTFVAQFVYKGAELYDEPGVIVTLEERAQDLRREMMNFGWDVKKYEEEGKIAIIDGVSSAVGLPSEERFALEEGLNIEGFLRYVYRVVKTINARRLVVDSIPSIAIRLREEHNIREVLLKLNTILLEMGVTTILTTEAEDPKRGKLSRYGVEEYVARGVILLDFIEKDVELKRYLLIRKMRETRHSMKKYPFEITEDGVVVYPSGEIY, encoded by the coding sequence ATGAGCAGGCATACAGTGGAAAGGGTGAAGACCGGAATCCCCGGTCTCGATGATCTAATTGAAGGAGGCTTCCCAAGGGGAACGACTGTTCTTGTCACTGGTCCCACCGGATCCGGAAAGACTACTTTTGTAGCTCAATTCGTGTATAAGGGAGCAGAACTCTACGACGAGCCAGGAGTCATAGTGACGTTGGAAGAGAGGGCCCAAGATTTGAGAAGAGAAATGATGAATTTTGGATGGGACGTTAAAAAGTACGAAGAGGAAGGCAAAATAGCAATAATCGATGGAGTTAGTTCCGCCGTGGGACTGCCTTCTGAGGAGCGCTTTGCCCTTGAAGAGGGCCTCAACATAGAGGGCTTCCTCAGGTATGTTTATAGGGTCGTTAAGACCATAAACGCAAGGCGCCTTGTTGTGGACTCAATACCTTCAATTGCCATTAGGTTGAGGGAAGAACATAACATCCGTGAGGTTTTGCTTAAACTAAATACGATTCTCCTCGAAATGGGCGTGACGACGATTCTAACCACTGAGGCCGAGGATCCAAAGAGGGGCAAACTCAGCAGGTATGGCGTTGAGGAGTACGTGGCCAGGGGTGTGATCCTTCTCGACTTCATAGAAAAGGACGTGGAGCTTAAGAGGTACCTTCTGATTAGGAAGATGCGGGAGACAAGGCATTCTATGAAGAAGTACCCCTTCGAGATAACAGAGGATGGCGTCGTGGTATACCCAAGCGGAGAAATATACTGA
- a CDS encoding RlmF-related methyltransferase, translating to MPLWKDGKLGLPVKEAVKLFPELEKYLDERGRLDLSNREARILYNRAIAKALFRLEIEYHPRGLVTTPVSRYLFLKTFLRGREKVLEIGTGHTAMMALMAERLFKCDVTATELDEEFFEYARKNIERNLAKVRLIKSDGGIIRGVIPEGERFDVIFSAPPYYEKPTRGVLTEREGVGGGKYGEAFSAKLLEEARDYLKPCGRVALFLPDKEPLIDAISEKGKELGYSVKDVRFKAGTRWRHSLILTL from the coding sequence ATGCCCCTCTGGAAGGACGGAAAGCTCGGACTGCCGGTCAAAGAGGCGGTAAAGCTCTTCCCGGAGCTTGAAAAATACCTCGACGAACGCGGAAGGCTAGACCTCTCAAACAGGGAGGCGAGGATACTCTACAACAGGGCCATAGCGAAGGCCCTCTTCAGGCTTGAGATTGAGTACCACCCACGAGGACTTGTAACGACGCCGGTCTCGCGCTACCTCTTCCTAAAGACGTTCCTGCGCGGGAGAGAGAAGGTTCTGGAAATCGGCACAGGGCACACCGCAATGATGGCCCTCATGGCGGAGAGGCTCTTCAAGTGCGACGTTACGGCGACGGAGCTCGATGAGGAGTTCTTTGAGTACGCGAGGAAGAACATCGAGCGAAACCTCGCCAAGGTCAGGCTAATCAAGAGCGACGGTGGAATAATCAGAGGGGTCATCCCAGAGGGGGAACGTTTTGATGTAATTTTCTCAGCCCCACCCTACTACGAGAAACCGACGAGGGGCGTTTTGACGGAGCGGGAAGGTGTTGGAGGAGGCAAATACGGCGAGGCGTTCTCGGCGAAGCTCCTCGAAGAGGCGAGAGACTATTTAAAACCCTGTGGAAGGGTAGCCCTCTTCCTGCCCGATAAAGAGCCCTTGATAGATGCGATATCAGAAAAAGGAAAGGAGCTTGGCTACTCGGTGAAGGACGTTCGCTTTAAGGCGGGAACCCGGTGGAGACACAGCCTGATTTTAACGCTTTAG
- a CDS encoding M20 family metallo-hydrolase, translating into MSEVLEKVSQEIGKLRDEMVQTLVELIKIPAISPDYGYEGEYDKAQKLLEIIKDWPFDKVEVYNAPDERAKNGVRPSILAYYYGEKGEESPRIWILTHLDVVPPGDLSKWTVTEPFKPIVKDGKIYGRGSEDNGQSLVASLYAVRAMMNLGIRPKRTVILAFVSDEETGSKYGVEWLMKNHPELFRKDDLVLVPDGGNEDGTFIEVAEKSILWLKIKVKGKQVHASMPDKGLNAHRVALDFAYHLDKLLHEKYGERDELFDPPESTFEPTMVKNPADSPNIAPGEHEIVFDCRVLPRYSLDDILADAEKLAEEVKERHRKEVDGEVLPEIEFEVLQRVDAPEPTDPNSEIVKLLQEALRKLRGKEAKVGGIGGGTFAAYFRKLGIPAVVWATLDEMAHQPNEYAKIDNMVEDAKVMAALALL; encoded by the coding sequence GTGAGCGAAGTTCTTGAAAAGGTCTCGCAGGAGATTGGAAAGCTCCGCGACGAGATGGTTCAGACCCTCGTCGAGCTAATTAAAATACCTGCCATAAGCCCCGACTATGGCTACGAGGGCGAGTACGACAAGGCCCAGAAGCTGCTTGAGATAATCAAGGACTGGCCATTCGATAAGGTTGAAGTTTACAACGCGCCGGATGAGAGGGCCAAGAACGGCGTCAGGCCAAGCATCTTGGCCTACTATTACGGCGAAAAGGGCGAGGAGAGCCCGAGGATATGGATTCTAACGCACCTCGACGTCGTCCCGCCTGGGGACTTGAGCAAGTGGACGGTTACCGAACCCTTCAAGCCGATCGTCAAGGACGGAAAGATATACGGCAGGGGAAGCGAGGACAACGGACAGAGCCTGGTGGCGAGCCTCTACGCGGTAAGGGCCATGATGAACCTTGGAATAAGGCCCAAGAGGACAGTCATTTTGGCCTTCGTCAGCGACGAAGAAACTGGAAGCAAGTACGGCGTCGAGTGGCTCATGAAGAACCACCCGGAGCTCTTCAGGAAGGACGACCTCGTCCTCGTCCCGGACGGCGGAAACGAGGACGGAACCTTCATAGAGGTCGCCGAGAAGAGCATCCTCTGGCTCAAGATTAAAGTTAAGGGCAAGCAGGTTCACGCGAGCATGCCCGACAAGGGGCTGAACGCACACCGCGTTGCCCTCGACTTCGCCTACCACCTCGACAAACTCCTCCACGAGAAGTACGGCGAGAGGGACGAGCTCTTCGACCCGCCTGAGAGCACCTTCGAGCCCACGATGGTTAAAAACCCTGCGGACAGCCCGAACATAGCTCCAGGCGAACACGAGATTGTCTTCGACTGCAGGGTTCTGCCGAGGTACAGCCTCGATGACATCCTCGCCGACGCCGAGAAGCTGGCCGAAGAGGTCAAGGAGAGGCACAGGAAGGAAGTTGACGGAGAAGTCCTGCCGGAGATAGAGTTCGAAGTGCTCCAGCGCGTTGATGCCCCGGAGCCGACGGACCCGAACAGCGAGATAGTGAAGCTCCTCCAGGAGGCCCTCAGGAAGCTCCGCGGAAAGGAGGCCAAGGTCGGCGGAATAGGCGGCGGAACCTTCGCGGCCTACTTCAGGAAGCTCGGAATTCCAGCGGTGGTCTGGGCTACGCTCGACGAGATGGCCCACCAGCCCAACGAGTACGCGAAGATAGACAACATGGTCGAGGACGCGAAGGTCATGGCAGCGCTGGCGCTTCTCTGA